The Salvelinus namaycush isolate Seneca chromosome 31, SaNama_1.0, whole genome shotgun sequence genomic interval TCTTCCCAAAAGCGAATCTACCACCTCTCTGCTGAGAGCTTCGGCCGTGCCGGTGAGTCGGAGGTCCGAACATTCTGAGCATCATGGGTCGCGCAGCCACTGTAGTCACATCCACCAACCCGACGGAGGTAAAGATGTACCTGACGAGCCGTGTTGGACCGATGAGCGCGAGGCAAGCGCGCGCAGACCCCTTTGTCAACCGAGGCATGCTGGTGGCAGGACAGACAGGAATGGATGTGATAAACGGGGACATTCCCACCAACAAAGCAGCCACTACAATGACGGCTACAGCCAGGAAGAAATTAGAGAGCGGATGGATCGGAGCGGGAAAGACCGCAGTAAGTCGTCTAGacacccacaccaccaccaccacaacacctCAAGATGTGACCTGCCGCCAGCGCATCACCACGGCAACGCACGTCCGGGGCGGAGGTCTTCGCCAACTCCATCCTATACTAAACAATCCGACGATACTGCGTACTTTTTTGAATCAAAGGACAGAATAAATACTGGGTCGTCCACGAGTTTAAACTCGGTCCCACCCGCAACGGCCACGCCAGTTACCGGCCCCGTTACCAGCCGCACCTCCAAAAGACTCAGCACAGCTCCATCTGAACATGACTCCAATCTGCACCCGATAGTGAAATCAGTTTTCGGGCAGGTACGTAGTAGTCCCGTGTCTAGACAGaactacaacacattattactctCGAACAAACATTCAAAGTCAGCACAAGGATTCAACAAGTAAATTAAACTGGGGATTAATAGTCATTATCAATACATACGACCATTGCCAAAAAACGGCGCGCTACAGAAGTTCCCCTTTTATTCAATAGGAATTTATGTATTGTTTTAAGGGTAATTTCGAATTGTCATTTTAGACAATCTTCGTATGCTACACCATCACTATACTGTAAAACTGTCTGTCTCTAACAAAATGCAAAAAGATTCAACTTAATTTACACCGTTGTCCCGTTAATAAACGCGTAGTGTTTGTTGTGTAACAAAGCGATGGGGGAAAAAACacgtttaaaggtccaatgcagctgttttttttaaaatctcaatatcaaatcatttatgTGTAACaaataagtaccttactgtgattgttttcaattaaaatggtcaaataaacaaaaatagcttcttagcaaagagcaattttcaagcaagaattttgctaggactgtctgggagtggtctgagttgggaggggaaaactgaaaattagcTGTTACTGGCAGAGAAGtgtggaactctctttcttattggtctattgacacatttaccgcctggtgatgtcactagGCAAGCCAAAACTGCATCCCACGAAAAACAGGATGAAATTTCATGTGGTCTTTTCTCTTACAGTAAAAATGCTTTATCATAatgttcacaatttcacagtattgtttcaacctcatagtgtggaaatatatatataatcacaggaaatcatgtttttgaACGTTTTTTTAACAGTAATTCATGGCACAGAAATGTAGAATGCGTGACAACAGAGAAGGTATTATGGATTTTTCCAACTGCACAGTGCACTACACAATGCCTCAAACTTGCCCCCAAGATTTCAATGCCTTAATATATTTGAAACAAGACAGTTTGAGACATATGAATAGTAGCCTATAAGTTAGATGATATGGCTCAGACAGCTCAGACATGCGTGATATACACACCTAGAGAAAAATTGAATGCTTCACAGTGTCAGGTTGGTCTGGTAGGGTCAAAGGTGAGAGACAGGTAGAGCAGCAACCCAAGCCAAAATGTGACCGGACACCCATTCACCCCTGCTGACCATATTAAAAATGTATGTACATTTTGAGTCCAAATTGAACTTCCATGTATCTGATAATTAGTTTTATGGAGGGGCTGGCAGACTACCATGCGTAGCAGTATGAATAAGGATACTCTCATCATGTCAGTCAGGTGGATAAACTTTCCAATCCTGTGGAAATTGTAGCTGTGCTGAACACCCgactgcccacacacacacacacacacacacacagctatttgTGGTAAGTCACACTCACATCAAGTGTTTAAAAAGAAAGTGACATTGAACAGTGATAACACTGTGAGAAATTGGGGAAGGTAAAGGTAAAATCGACGCTATACTTTGGGGCTGTAAACCTACAGATGGAGAGGTGAGGGTGGATGGTAAAAGAAGGGTgcttctccatctcttcattcctGCATCCCATCTCCTCTACCATCTACAAATACGAAATCCCTCCTCAAAGTCCTCATACAATAGTCTCATTCCTACTGTGCCTCTGTTGCTCTTCATATAGGATATCCAGTTTTCTTTCTGTGCTTTGAAATATTTGTCTCAGTACTGAAGGAGATATAAAGCTCAGGAGGCAATACTTTCCTCATGTGTTAATTTGTGCCAGAAATAACTTCACTCAATCTAGGCCAGAGCTCTAATCAGTCACAGGAGTTCCAGGCAGCAAACCCAAAACTATGCAGCACTGCTGTGCTCTATACTGCCTGTCTCAATCTGCTCCATAGTGAGACAGTAGTCCTCTATCACTCTATCCAATCATTATGCTTTGAAATGGGAATACAGAAGGACCGCTAATGACAATATCTGTTAACACTCGCTTGCCTGTGAAATTGCTCAGCTGGAAGAGTTTTCAAGTAGAAAAAGTGTGCAAGGTGACTGTGTCACTTGATGCTAGTTACTGAAAATCAGAGACTTGTCACAACACTCTCAGACTCTTTCAGTAGTATCACATCTATAACTGGATATGCAGTATGGTTGAGTCCAATTAAGTCATTGCAAAGTTTCAATGCACCTGAGAGTTGTGTTGTGGTGCCGAGATATTGCAAGATATTCTGTTTCTCTGATACAAAGGTCgtctgtgtgtctgcgtgtgtgtgcgcgcgtgggTGTGTACTtccctgtgtgtgtttgcacaaatgtgcatgtttgtgtaacagtataactttaaaccgtcccctcgccccgacatgggcgcgaaccagggaccctctgcacacatcgacaacagtcacccacgaagcgtcgttacccatcgctccacaaaagccgctgcccttgcagagcaaggtgcaacactacttctaggtttcagagcaagtgacgtaactgattgaaacgcgtacccgctaactagctagccatttcacatccgttacactcacccccctttcaacctcctccttttccgcagcaaccagtgatccgggtcaacagcatcaatgtaacagtataactttaaaccgtcccctcgccccgacccgggcgcgaaccagggaccctctgcacacatcaacaactgacacccacgaagcgtcgttacccatcgctccacaaaagccgcggcccttgcagagcaaggtgcaacattacttctaggtatcagagcaagtgacgtaactgattgaaacgctagtagcgcgtacccgctaactagctagccatttcacatccgttacactcacccccctttcaacctcctccgcagcaaccagtgatccgggtcaacagcatcaatgtaacagtataactttagtgcgtcccctcgccccgacctcgggcgcgaaccagggaccctctgcacacatcaacaacggtcacccacgaagcatcgttacccatcgctccacaaaggccacggcccttgcagagcaaggtgcaacactacttctaggtttcagagcaagtgacgtaactgattgaaacgcgtacccgctaactagctagccatttcacatccgttacatttgGATCTTTGGTTGTGATACTCTATTAGAGGACACTGCCTTTCACATTTATATGTCACATCtgattgtgtttttgtattggcACTGGTACAAGTATACTTTGAATACATGTTTTGATATGGAGTGAGAATATACCCACTGACATTCTACATTTCATATTTCCATCAAGGTCTGCATACAATCCCTACAGAACTTATTTTCTGTCAGTGGAAGCTAAATATAGCATTCCCAAGACCTGATTataagagagtagaggagagcagCCTTTTATGTGGTAGTAAAAATATTCAAATCCTTTGGCTAATGCGCTACCTGACAAAGCCAGTTTGCAAGTTGGTGACTTAAGCAGGGATTCCTGCATAAGCAAACGCATTATCTCAAGCATCCGTATAAATAGCAGGTTTTCATTTTCATCAGAAGGAATGACTGAAATAGAGGGGCTATGAGGTCATGAGACTAATGAGTGTTTAATGAGGAATGATTCCTATCAGTAAAGGAACATCTTGGTCTAAGAACAACATGGCGGTCTAGACGTATGAATAAATAAAACAGCACACATGTTGGTCAGTCATGATAACAGCATCATTACACTCATACTCTCAGTGCACGGGGGACATAATTATCTCACACATAACTGCTTTCATATTTTCACTTCATCTGTGTTGTACTTAGCAAGACTGTATGTCGATGTAGTCATACATTAATTacagtatataggctacattttcCATCGCTATTCATTTATAGACCAATCCAGGTAACAGCAGCACCTTGGACATGGACAGAACAGCAGTGGGTCTGTGTCCCACCTGGAATTATCACCAGTGAACTTCTGCCTTGCTTCTTAGCCACGATTGGGTCAAACTCTTCTTTCAGTCTATTCGCAGCTTTCACTGCTGTATCGAGTACTTTATTTGACCCAAAGATACCTGTTCTGAGGAAAGGAAAATATTAATTGGAAGTCTGGGAAAAGAAGTAAATAGATGATAGTTTCTCAACAATGAGAAAACACCTCTGAGATGACACCACCAGATGGAGGTGACTGCTTACAATTTGGTAAACAGAGAGTGTGCGTTTGTTTGTAAGATTTGTGTCAAGGATTTGTATTACTATAAACCGTGGATACAAACACAAAGCATTTTCAATGTATTCAAAGTGGTGTATTTGTGTGTACATCCGTGTACCCAGCTTGAGCTAATAAATTACTCATTATTAAACTGTGTTGTGTGTTAAGGATTTTGACAATCACACATTAGCAAATCCACAGTTCTCAAACCAAGCCTCTGTGTATTATATAAGCAGGTATTTAAGGAATTGGATAAATAGGAGGAGGGATCCGAGCTAGGTGGACAGGCATGCTGATAGGCCTGGGTTATGTAAGGAAAACACAGGACTCTATTTTTCCTCTTCAGCTCCCTGTTGTCACAGCATCTGACAGCTCTCTGGTAAAATCACAGCTGAGGCTTCCTTTTCCCTTGCTCCCTTTTCcttctgttgctctctctccctcctccctaccTTCCCTTGTCACTCTTCCACTGAAtcatcttctctgtctctctctctctcctttgtcagTCTCCTTTCTTTCCCTTTTTATTGGTTCTCTGACCATCTTTCCATCCCTCCCtttttacctccctccctccccccttccctctctcccgccAGGGTCATACTGACCTTGATGAGGTCTGAAAGGGAAAGAGAataggggggggggcagagaaaaTGGAGAGAGATCATGGATGACAGAAAATAGAGCGAAAGGGGGAAGGGAAAGGAGGTGTGGATAAGCTGCTATGATGTAGGTATTGTCGTATGAACCATGTCATTTCAGTTTTCAATATGTTTATAGCCCAAAGACTATTTATAGCCACGGATGGGTATTTATACAGTCCATTAACGGATGGTTGTGAAGGAGCTAGATGTTTTCACTATTCAGTTAAATCCTCATTGAAATGGGAAGGATTAGACCGTGAAATTCAAGAGACTGTGTAATgacgtgtgtgtgtccgtgcgcaTGTGCGTGCACgcgcgtgtttgtgtgtgaataTTAATTATTAATATTCATGGTAACCTGAGGCTGTCTGTAGCCAGTGAAAGAGGaaatcagtgagagagagagagacaaagagagagagagagagagtgagagtgagagagagagatagagagagagagaatgagagagtgcgagagagagagagagagagagagacagagagagagtgagtaatgttgataatatttcccatcttgttttgttttgtctttcataccaggtcatgtgtcttctcagtcatgttgagactggtctactactgttgctttaatgtattgttgttctgattaatattgttgttgtagttgttgttaatggtaatcccatgtccactactactatttttATTGCTGTTgatcccaccatttatttatatataaatatatatatattttgtatattttgtatatacatatatatttgactttgatttttcgatatgtatactttgacaatgtaagtaataatgaacttgccatgtcaataaagtcaattgaattgaattgaattgagtgagagagagagagagacagtgagagagagagatagacagagagagagagacagagagagagagagagagacagagagagagagagagagagagagagagtgagagagggggagagagacagagagagagatagagtaagagagagagagagagagagagacagagagacagggagacagagacagagagacagacagagagagagagacagagagagagacagagagagagagacagagagagagagtgaaaggggaCACAGAGGTTAAAGCAGATGAGATGCAGAAGAAAAAGAGAAGTGTAATATTGGCTGGGGTTGTATAAAATAGTATGTGCTTTGCTATTTGAAATGTTGACAGGAAACTACTCCCCCTCCATTCTCCTTTTTCATGAGCTTCTCTCTTCACTATCCCTAGCACGGAATTCATTAGTCTCAAATGAAAGATGATAGTTTCCTTGCCATAAAATAACAACCAATTCAACCTAATCAATTATTCACACTTGAATTAAAACGACTGTTATATTTTTTAACTCAGGAGATGACCTGTCACCATGAAGGTCACCATAGCCTCTCTCTGCCTGGGGCACTTTTATAGGTCACTGAATGGATGCTCCTCTGGTGATCTTCACATACAGAGCTGTGAGGCTGCGAACATGCTACAAGGTCATCGTCCCAATTCAACTGGTTTCTCAGGCTCAGCTCTCCTCCATAAGGAGACAGGGTTGTTCATTCTTCAATATTTAACCCCAGATGAAACGAAAATACAAAGAATAAAGCACATTATTAATCTATTTTCTCAGAAGAACATCTGTATCTGAAATGTGAATAGTGACGTGAGGCAATGTAGCGTTATAATATACAGTAATAATTATACGTCATTGGAGGAGGTACAACCTTTTTACTGTGAGACTAATATTTTCATTGTTGTATAGAGGTTACAGAATGAGCCCACACTCACATACAGTACCATAGTATAGTACATTGGGTATAGTACATACATGGAATGAGAAAAGACATACCATGACGGCATCATGAGAGATGACGTTATCAGCCCCCCCAGTCCCAgacccctctcccttctctcccagcTCAAATCTTCTTTAAACTGCGAATGCCATTATTAACATGACATTTCCTAATGGAATTAGCTGCCCGTCTCTCCCGTGACAAACTGTATACGTGTGTGCaagtgtgtctgcatgtgtgcaGCTTGTTGAAATACTAAGGCATGCTTTCCTTTGTGTGATGACTGTGGGTGTTCATGTGACTTGTTATTAGCACACATTATAGAGGGATTTTTGTATGGTTGAGTCTATATCAGGAGGTGTGTGAATGCAGTGAGCATTATTGTTTATGTGAATTGGCACCATTATGTAGGTTTTATAAGCTGCGTGTGTGCTGTGTCTTTGCAATGACATTATGAGAGCCGACGGCTCCCGAGGCTGATTTCTGATGTGTTCTGATGTTCACAATGAGCCTTTGTGAGGGGAAACCGAGAGGCAGAGTGAGAATAAATgaatggaagagagaggagagacgagagatAGGACCTTGGTGTGTGTAACTATGGGAAATAATTGACAAAGTCAAACAGGAAATGATGTCGTTGATTATGTGACCAGTGGCAGCCACTGCAGGGGATTGCAGGGATTGCTATCAGCATCAGCATCCCTGTGGCGCTTTCTGTCTAAAAGCTGAGACCCCTGTAGCTATTTAGCAAGTATATGCAGTGATTTGTGgtgtgtgtttgcgcgtgtgtgtAGTACAtgtacgcatgtgtgtgtgtgtgtgtgtgtgtgtgtgtgtgtgtgtgtgtgtgtgtgtgtgtgtgtgtgtgtgtgtggtccatcATTCACATGCCTTTTATGTTCATTTCGTGCATATTTTGTAGAGCTTTGACTTTGATCtcaatactgtcccttctagctTAGCATGACTTTGTGATGAGCGTACTcttctgtgtgtgtacatgtgtgtgtacgagagagggggaggtagcctattggttaagagcgttgggccagtaaccgaaaggtcgctggttagaatccccgagctaactaggtgaaaaatcagtcgatgtgcccttgagcaaggcacttaaccttattgctcctgtaaattgccCTGGAAAAGAGCATCTgacaaatgactaaaatgtacatgaagagagagaggggagggagagagcgaggggagagagggaggagaaaaagagggggaagagagagc includes:
- the LOC120026069 gene encoding calcium-binding protein 1-like, with protein sequence MSSSLPKSESTTSLLRASAVPVSRRSEHSEHHGSRSHCSHIHQPDGGKDVPDEPCWTDEREASARRPLCQPRHAGGRTDRNGCDKRGHSHQQSSHYNDGYSQEEIRERMDRSGKDRSKSSRHPHHHHHNTSRCDLPPAHHHGNARPGRRSSPTPSYTKQSDDTAYFFESKDRINTGSSTSLNSVPPATATPVTGPVTSRTSKRLSTAPSEHDSNLHPIVKSVFGQDRELRPEEMDELREAFKEFDKDHDGFIGCKDLGNCMRTMGYMPTEMELIELSQQINMNLGGHVDFEDFVELMGPKLLAETADMIGVKELRDAFKEFDTNGDGKISTSELREAMKKLLGQQVGHRDLEDILRDIDLNGDGHVDFEEFVRMMSR